The following proteins are encoded in a genomic region of Pseudomonas saponiphila:
- the tssI gene encoding type VI secretion system tip protein TssI/VgrG translates to MFAAADQTHFSLTLEGRHHDFQVLGLQGRERISRPFAFDLELVSERSNLDLDALLHTPAFLQLAADGSGIHGQIQRIAQGDRGRRLSHYQITLGPRLAYLGLRINQRIFQHLSVPQIIAQVLEEHGILGNDYHFHLAGPYPEREYCVQYDESDLRFIQRLCEEEGLHYHFQHSREGHRLVFGEDQTVFRKLAPVAYRQDSGLVASEPVIKRFELRFEARPSRTTRRDYDFEKPRLQMQGAAKPQEPKAEPDLEDYAYPGRFTDRERGKHLARRALERHRSDYRQASGHSDQPSLRSGHFLPLSEHPQPAWNDLWLLTEVLHEGKQPQVLEESITSDTRAGPGFHQGYRNRFIATPWEVPHRPPLEHPKPRILGSQSAKVTGPEDEEIHTDAHGRVKVQFHWDREGQGNDKSSCWLRVSSAWAGAWYGAIAIPRVGMEVLVTFLEGDPDQPLITGCLYHKENVVPYPLPAHKTRSTFKTLSSPGGGGFNELRIEDKKGAEQIFIHAQRDWDEHIEHDQKIRVGHQRHDRVEANSYSEFKAEEHHTVHGDRKVEARVSDHLSIAGSQHLQLGNGLFIEAGQEIHLSSGLKVVLEAGSELTLKGGGSWIRIDASGVALSGALVNNNSGGSPGSGSGAAPLLPGPLQAADGDKPGSLPASALLNPFLRKSCGFRSTVTGRFG, encoded by the coding sequence ATGTTCGCCGCCGCCGACCAGACGCATTTCAGCCTGACCCTGGAGGGTCGCCACCACGACTTTCAAGTGCTCGGCCTGCAGGGCCGGGAACGCATCAGCCGGCCCTTTGCCTTCGACCTGGAGCTGGTCAGCGAACGCTCCAACCTGGACCTGGACGCGCTGTTGCATACCCCGGCCTTCCTGCAACTGGCGGCCGATGGCAGCGGCATTCACGGGCAGATCCAGCGCATCGCCCAAGGCGACCGCGGCCGGCGCCTGAGCCACTACCAGATCACCCTCGGCCCACGCCTGGCCTACCTCGGCCTGCGCATCAACCAACGGATCTTCCAGCACCTGAGCGTGCCGCAGATCATCGCCCAGGTGCTGGAAGAACACGGCATCCTCGGCAACGACTACCACTTCCACCTCGCCGGCCCCTATCCGGAGCGTGAGTACTGCGTGCAGTACGACGAATCGGACCTGCGCTTCATCCAGCGCCTGTGCGAGGAAGAGGGCCTGCACTACCACTTTCAGCACAGCCGCGAAGGGCACCGACTGGTGTTCGGCGAAGACCAGACGGTGTTCCGCAAACTGGCCCCGGTGGCCTACCGGCAAGACTCCGGGCTGGTGGCCAGCGAGCCGGTGATCAAGCGCTTCGAACTGCGCTTCGAGGCGCGCCCCAGCCGCACCACGCGCCGCGACTACGACTTCGAAAAACCGCGCCTGCAGATGCAGGGAGCGGCCAAACCGCAAGAGCCAAAGGCCGAACCGGACCTCGAAGACTACGCCTACCCCGGGCGCTTCACCGACCGCGAGCGCGGCAAGCATCTGGCCAGGCGCGCCTTGGAGCGGCACCGCAGCGACTACCGCCAGGCCAGCGGCCACAGCGACCAGCCGAGCCTGCGCAGCGGGCATTTCCTGCCCTTGAGCGAACACCCCCAGCCGGCCTGGAACGACCTGTGGCTACTGACCGAAGTGCTCCACGAAGGCAAACAGCCGCAGGTGCTGGAGGAATCCATCACCAGCGACACCCGGGCCGGACCAGGCTTTCATCAGGGCTACCGCAACCGCTTCATCGCCACCCCCTGGGAGGTGCCCCATCGCCCGCCCCTGGAACACCCCAAGCCGCGGATTCTCGGCAGCCAGAGCGCCAAGGTCACCGGCCCCGAGGACGAGGAAATCCACACCGACGCCCACGGCCGGGTCAAGGTGCAGTTCCATTGGGACCGCGAGGGCCAGGGCAATGACAAGAGCAGCTGCTGGCTACGGGTGTCCTCGGCCTGGGCCGGTGCCTGGTACGGCGCCATCGCCATCCCTCGGGTGGGCATGGAAGTGCTGGTGACCTTCCTCGAAGGCGACCCCGACCAGCCCCTGATCACCGGCTGCCTGTACCACAAGGAAAACGTCGTTCCCTACCCGCTGCCAGCGCACAAGACCCGCAGCACCTTCAAGACCCTGAGCTCTCCCGGTGGCGGCGGCTTCAACGAACTGCGCATCGAAGACAAAAAAGGTGCGGAACAGATCTTCATCCATGCCCAGCGCGACTGGGACGAACACATCGAGCACGACCAGAAAATCCGCGTCGGCCACCAGCGCCACGACAGGGTAGAAGCCAACAGCTACAGCGAATTCAAGGCCGAAGAACACCACACCGTGCATGGCGACCGCAAAGTCGAAGCCCGCGTCAGTGATCACCTGAGCATCGCCGGCAGCCAGCACCTGCAACTGGGCAACGGCCTGTTCATCGAAGCTGGCCAGGAAATCCACCTGTCCAGCGGCCTGAAAGTGGTGCTCGAAGCCGGCAGCGAACTGACCCTCAAGGGCGGCGGCAGCTGGATCAGGATCGACGCCAGCGGAGTGGCCCTGAGCGGCGCCCTGGTCAATAACAACTCCGGCGGCAGCCCGGGCAGTGGCAGTGGCGCGGCGCCGTTGTTGCCGGGGCCGTTGCAGGCGGCGGATGGGGATAAGCCGGGAAGTCTGCCGGCCTCTGCGCTGCTCAATCCGTTTCTACGCAAAAGCTGCGGATTTCGGAGCACCGTGACCGGCCGTTTCGGTTGA
- the istA gene encoding IS21 family transposase, translated as MAAPRVAMRNIKECLRLKFEAGLSHEKIARALQLSKGVVSKYIAAARVAGLDWPALVAMDEAALAAALFAPTSTNKPRGERVLPDVLSIHRELRRKGVTLQLLWEEYLAAHAGQPTYRYTQFVEHYRRYAQTLKRSMRQLHRAGEKLFIDYAGPTLPVVDPATGEVRRAHIFVAALGASNYTYACATPGETQVDWLTSLGQALTYFGGVPEMVVPDNPRALVAQPDRYEPGLNRATLECARHYQTVILPARPRKPQDKAKAEVAVQVVERWIMARLRHRQFFSLHALNQAIAELLEDLNRRPFKRLDGCRRDWFERLDRPALRALPVHPYEVATFKRCKVSIDYHIEVNGSFYSVPSALARQNVDVRLTAHTLEVLHGNRRVASHLLLGRRGAYSTQREHMPAAHQAHREWTPQRLLDWGARIGPYTRQLIDHQLTHKPHPEMGYRACLGLLSLARRYGNARLEAAAERAVHLRAFTGRSVRNLLQQGLDQQPLPQRAAETTLPGDHENVRGADYYQPPQQELFDDAATHPESTAPATPGRHGPRPGRAMDAAGQPQPELR; from the coding sequence ATGGCGGCGCCGCGAGTAGCCATGCGAAACATCAAAGAATGTCTGCGCCTCAAGTTTGAGGCCGGCTTGTCCCACGAGAAGATTGCCCGTGCCTTGCAGCTGTCCAAGGGCGTGGTTAGCAAGTACATCGCGGCGGCGCGGGTGGCCGGGCTGGACTGGCCGGCGCTGGTGGCCATGGACGAGGCCGCGCTGGCGGCCGCCTTGTTTGCACCGACGTCGACGAACAAGCCGCGCGGTGAGCGAGTGCTGCCCGATGTGCTGAGCATCCACCGCGAGTTGCGACGCAAGGGCGTGACCTTGCAGCTGCTGTGGGAGGAATATCTCGCCGCGCATGCGGGCCAGCCGACCTACCGCTACACCCAGTTCGTCGAGCACTACCGGCGCTACGCCCAGACGCTCAAACGTTCGATGCGTCAGCTGCACCGTGCGGGCGAGAAGCTATTCATCGACTATGCCGGGCCGACGCTGCCGGTGGTCGACCCGGCCACCGGCGAAGTGCGCCGGGCGCACATCTTCGTCGCCGCCCTGGGCGCCTCGAATTACACCTATGCCTGCGCGACGCCAGGCGAAACCCAGGTGGACTGGCTGACCTCGCTGGGCCAGGCTCTGACCTACTTTGGCGGCGTGCCGGAAATGGTTGTGCCGGACAATCCGCGCGCCCTGGTCGCCCAGCCGGATCGCTACGAGCCGGGCCTGAACCGGGCCACGCTGGAGTGCGCGCGTCATTACCAGACGGTGATCCTGCCGGCACGGCCACGCAAGCCTCAGGACAAGGCCAAGGCCGAGGTGGCGGTGCAGGTGGTCGAGCGCTGGATCATGGCGCGGCTGCGCCATCGGCAGTTCTTCAGCCTGCATGCGCTTAACCAGGCCATCGCCGAGCTGCTGGAGGATCTGAATCGGCGCCCGTTCAAGCGGCTCGATGGCTGCCGGCGCGACTGGTTCGAGCGCCTGGATCGCCCGGCCTTGCGAGCGCTGCCGGTGCATCCCTACGAGGTCGCCACCTTCAAGCGCTGCAAGGTCAGCATCGACTACCACATCGAGGTCAATGGCAGCTTCTACAGCGTGCCCTCCGCCCTGGCCCGGCAGAACGTGGACGTGCGACTGACGGCACACACCCTGGAAGTGCTGCATGGCAACCGGCGGGTGGCCAGCCACCTGCTGCTGGGGCGACGCGGCGCTTACAGTACCCAGCGCGAGCACATGCCCGCGGCGCACCAGGCGCATCGCGAATGGACGCCACAACGCCTGCTCGACTGGGGCGCGCGGATCGGCCCCTACACGCGCCAACTGATCGATCACCAACTGACCCACAAGCCGCACCCGGAGATGGGCTACCGCGCCTGCCTCGGCCTGCTCTCGCTGGCCCGGCGCTATGGCAATGCACGCCTGGAAGCCGCTGCCGAACGTGCCGTACACCTGCGCGCCTTCACCGGGCGCAGCGTGCGCAACCTGCTCCAGCAAGGCCTGGATCAACAGCCGCTGCCCCAGCGTGCCGCCGAAACGACCTTACCCGGCGACCACGAGAACGTCCGTGGCGCCGACTACTACCAACCCCCGCAACAGGAGCTGTTCGATGATGCCGCAACACACCCTGAATCAACTGCACCAGCTACGCCTGGACGGCATGGCCCGCGCCCTGGAAGAGCAATGGACGCTGCCGGCCAGCCACAGCCTGAGCTTCGATGA
- the istB gene encoding IS21-like element IS1474 family helper ATPase IstB, with protein sequence MMPQHTLNQLHQLRLDGMARALEEQWTLPASHSLSFDERLGLLLDRELAWRDNQRLVRLRKKAKLKYANACLEDLDRRTGRALDERLIATLASGDWIRQQHNLLLTGPTGAGKTWLACALGNQACRQGYSTLYLRTPRLLEQLRIAHGDGSFGRTLQQLAKVDVLVLDDWALAPLEEGARHDLLEVIDDRAGSRSTILTSQLPIEHWHGWINDPTLADAILDRLVHNAYRLTMKGESLRRKKAEEQAAS encoded by the coding sequence ATGATGCCGCAACACACCCTGAATCAACTGCACCAGCTACGCCTGGACGGCATGGCCCGCGCCCTGGAAGAGCAATGGACGCTGCCGGCCAGCCACAGCCTGAGCTTCGATGAACGCCTCGGCCTACTGCTCGACCGCGAACTGGCCTGGCGTGACAACCAGCGCCTGGTACGGCTGCGCAAGAAGGCCAAGCTCAAGTACGCCAACGCCTGCCTGGAAGATCTCGACCGCCGCACCGGACGCGCCCTGGACGAGCGTCTGATCGCCACCCTGGCCAGTGGCGACTGGATCCGCCAGCAGCACAACCTGCTGCTGACCGGCCCGACCGGTGCCGGCAAAACCTGGCTGGCCTGCGCCCTGGGCAACCAGGCCTGCCGCCAGGGCTATAGCACCCTGTACCTGCGCACCCCGCGCCTGCTGGAACAACTGCGCATCGCTCATGGCGACGGCAGCTTCGGCCGTACCCTGCAACAGCTGGCAAAGGTCGACGTCCTGGTGCTGGACGACTGGGCGCTAGCCCCGCTGGAGGAAGGAGCCCGGCATGACCTGCTGGAGGTGATCGACGACCGCGCTGGCAGCCGCTCCACCATCCTGACGAGCCAACTGCCCATCGAGCACTGGCACGGCTGGATCAACGACCCGACCCTGGCCGATGCCATCCTCGACCGCCTGGTGCACAACGCCTACCGACTGACGATGAAAGGCGAGTCGCTGCGCCGAAAAAAAGCCGAGGAACAAGCCGCATCGTGA